In a single window of the Actinomycetota bacterium genome:
- a CDS encoding glycosyltransferase family 4 protein, with amino-acid sequence MRIGLVSPYSLTIPGGVQGQVMGLARELRARGIEARVLGPCDGAPPATFVTPLGDSLPTAANGSIAPIAPDASAALRTIRALRDEQFDVLHIHEPLTPGPSLTALVMNTAPALGTFHAAGDSASYRYLNAPLRWLVDELDHRVAVSKDARELAERYFGGDYEVLYNGVELERYRRVAPHPGGEQAIFFCGRHEPRKGLDVLLRAHASLGPEVRLWIASDGPDTERLHQQYAGDNRIEWIGRISDEDKVARLRGAAIFCAPSLHGESFGVVLIEAMAAGTAVVASSLDGYRNVATDGVDAVLVPPGDEHALLAALQRVLSDRAFAARLVDGASARAAEFSMRDLAEKYVERYEELRLRPPRVEPSAGSRAVQRLRRMMSG; translated from the coding sequence TTGCGCATCGGGCTCGTCAGCCCGTACAGCCTGACCATTCCCGGAGGGGTGCAGGGCCAGGTGATGGGCCTCGCTCGCGAGCTGCGCGCGCGCGGGATCGAGGCCCGGGTGCTCGGGCCGTGCGACGGTGCCCCTCCAGCCACGTTCGTCACCCCCCTCGGCGACAGCTTGCCCACCGCCGCCAACGGTTCGATCGCCCCGATCGCGCCGGACGCATCGGCTGCGTTGCGCACCATCCGGGCGCTGCGCGACGAGCAGTTCGACGTGCTCCACATCCACGAGCCGCTCACGCCGGGTCCGAGCCTGACCGCGCTCGTCATGAACACCGCACCGGCGCTCGGCACGTTCCACGCGGCGGGCGACAGCGCCAGCTACCGATACCTGAACGCTCCCTTGCGTTGGCTGGTGGACGAGCTCGACCACCGCGTCGCGGTGTCGAAGGACGCGCGAGAGCTTGCCGAGCGCTACTTCGGCGGCGACTACGAGGTGCTCTACAACGGGGTGGAGCTGGAGCGCTACCGGCGCGTCGCTCCTCACCCCGGGGGAGAGCAGGCGATCTTCTTCTGCGGGCGCCACGAGCCGCGCAAGGGATTGGACGTGCTGCTGCGCGCCCACGCGTCGCTCGGCCCGGAAGTGCGGCTGTGGATCGCGAGCGACGGGCCCGACACCGAGCGGCTGCATCAGCAGTACGCCGGTGACAACCGGATCGAATGGATCGGCCGCATCTCCGACGAGGACAAGGTGGCCCGCCTGCGCGGCGCGGCCATCTTCTGCGCCCCGTCGTTGCACGGGGAGAGCTTCGGGGTGGTGCTGATCGAGGCCATGGCTGCTGGTACCGCCGTGGTGGCGAGCTCACTCGACGGGTACCGCAACGTCGCCACCGATGGTGTCGACGCCGTGCTCGTCCCGCCCGGCGACGAGCACGCGCTCCTGGCTGCGCTGCAACGGGTGCTGAGCGACAGGGCCTTCGCCGCGCGATTGGTCGACGGCGCCAGCGCGCGTGCGGCCGAGTTCTCGATGCGGGACCTCGCCGAGAAGTACGTCGAACGCTACGAGGAGCTGCGCCTGCGGCCGCCGCGGGTGGAGCCCTCGGCGGGTTCACGAGCCGTCCAACGCCTGCGGCGTATGATGTCGGGGTGA
- a CDS encoding LLM class flavin-dependent oxidoreductase, whose amino-acid sequence MSDKPALSLVASPGKRAAVVEAAVEAERRGFPAIACPSLGGALGLCASLAHVTHEIGFFTSIQGIYGSVPAEVGGLASHVHELSGGRFALGLGVSHEPMVRRLGVAMGKPLADMRAFVSGLRANERFGGELPPVYLAALRDRMLDLAVEIAEGAIWANASLLHTTTQVARVPAARRGSFHLANMIPTVISDDARAAAAVHRKTMTVYVGLPNYRNYWRACGYVEEMDAIEAAIGAGERDRLPSLMSDAWLRDCTLAGTVDEVRAGLAAWADIGVQPVAVMSSVDGGQLKAVRELFAAYE is encoded by the coding sequence ATGAGCGACAAGCCTGCCCTCTCCCTCGTCGCCTCCCCCGGCAAGCGCGCGGCGGTCGTCGAGGCCGCGGTCGAGGCGGAGCGCAGGGGGTTCCCGGCGATCGCCTGCCCCAGCCTCGGCGGCGCGCTCGGGCTCTGCGCGAGCCTCGCCCACGTCACCCACGAGATCGGCTTCTTCACCTCGATCCAGGGGATCTACGGCAGCGTGCCCGCCGAGGTCGGCGGGCTCGCCTCCCACGTCCACGAGCTGTCCGGCGGCCGGTTCGCCCTAGGGCTCGGCGTCAGCCACGAACCGATGGTGAGACGCCTCGGCGTCGCGATGGGCAAGCCGCTCGCCGACATGCGCGCCTTCGTCTCCGGCCTGCGGGCCAACGAGCGCTTCGGAGGCGAGCTGCCACCGGTGTACCTCGCCGCGCTGCGCGACCGAATGCTCGATCTCGCGGTCGAGATCGCCGAAGGCGCGATCTGGGCCAACGCCAGCCTGCTGCACACGACCACCCAGGTGGCCCGCGTGCCGGCCGCGCGGCGCGGCTCGTTCCACCTGGCCAACATGATCCCGACGGTGATCTCCGACGACGCTCGCGCGGCAGCCGCCGTGCACCGCAAGACGATGACGGTCTACGTCGGGTTGCCGAACTACCGCAACTACTGGCGGGCCTGCGGCTACGTCGAGGAGATGGACGCGATCGAAGCTGCGATCGGCGCCGGGGAACGCGATCGCTTGCCGTCGTTGATGAGCGACGCCTGGTTGCGTGACTGCACGCTCGCCGGCACCGTCGACGAGGTCCGTGCCGGGCTCGCCGCCTGGGCGGACATCGGGGTGCAGCCGGTCGCGGTCATGTCATCGGTGGACGGCGGCCAGCTGAAGGCCGTCCGCGAGCTCTTCGCCGCGTACGAGTGA
- a CDS encoding mechanosensitive ion channel family protein, which translates to MLTAVPPVDPADQGLIDACTETPGWICEQMWELTGSEAASRAADWFVATPLRVLLIVIVAFLLNRFVRRVVAGMVGRLTAPQQLAAAGIERLGMKAPEVLDSTSARSTERARTLSAVLMGLATAIIWTVAGLLVIGEFGLSLAPLLASAGIAGIALGFGAQSLVRDCITGVFMLIEDQYGVSDVVDLGEASGTVEKVTLRLTTLRAPDGTVWHVPNGAIVRVGNRSQLWSMALLDLAIAYDNDVDRAQQVILDAARTVCEADEYKDQVLEAPTILGVESVGPDGVTIRLTVKTEPGEQWALQRALREGVKAALDDAGIRPPPRGFAGDWPRT; encoded by the coding sequence ATGCTCACCGCGGTGCCACCGGTCGACCCCGCGGATCAAGGCCTGATCGACGCGTGCACCGAAACCCCCGGCTGGATCTGCGAGCAGATGTGGGAGTTGACCGGGTCCGAGGCCGCGAGCCGGGCCGCGGACTGGTTCGTGGCCACTCCTCTGCGGGTGCTGCTGATCGTGATCGTGGCATTCCTGCTCAACAGGTTCGTGCGGCGCGTCGTCGCCGGCATGGTCGGGCGGCTGACGGCGCCTCAGCAGCTCGCCGCAGCCGGCATCGAACGCCTCGGGATGAAGGCCCCGGAGGTGCTCGACTCGACGAGTGCGCGTTCGACGGAGCGGGCGCGGACGTTGAGCGCCGTGCTGATGGGCCTGGCGACGGCGATCATCTGGACGGTGGCGGGGCTGCTCGTGATCGGCGAGTTCGGCCTCAGCCTCGCTCCGCTGCTGGCGAGCGCCGGCATCGCCGGCATCGCGCTCGGCTTCGGCGCGCAGAGCCTGGTGCGTGACTGCATCACCGGGGTCTTCATGTTGATCGAAGACCAGTACGGAGTGAGCGACGTGGTCGACCTCGGCGAGGCGAGCGGCACCGTCGAGAAGGTGACCCTTCGCCTGACGACGCTGCGCGCCCCGGACGGAACCGTTTGGCACGTGCCGAACGGCGCCATCGTGCGGGTGGGGAACCGCAGCCAACTCTGGTCGATGGCGTTGCTCGACCTCGCGATCGCCTACGACAACGACGTCGACCGCGCGCAGCAGGTGATCCTCGACGCCGCGCGCACGGTCTGCGAGGCCGACGAGTACAAGGACCAGGTGCTGGAGGCTCCGACGATCCTCGGCGTCGAGTCGGTGGGGCCCGACGGTGTCACCATCCGCCTGACGGTGAAGACCGAGCCGGGCGAGCAGTGGGCCTTGCAGAGAGCGCTGCGTGAGGGGGTCAAGGCCGCGCTCGACGACGCCGGGATCCGACCGCCGCCGCGCGGGTTCGCCGGCGACTGGCCGCGGACCTGA
- a CDS encoding Crp/Fnr family transcriptional regulator codes for MVLRVGAALLEVLDQLGEPERGAVVARLRPRHYRRSQVVFNEGDAADRLYLLQSGRMQVSATTLQGSTIILRVVQPGEMFGALALVQPDHRRTARVCALEDCAALTLERRDFDELRLLHPGVDRLLVTVLTEQLVRSNALAAELLLPPEIRVWRRLHVLAQAYGDDPIRMSQDDLAHAAGTVRQTANRVLQIGVRERSLAVERGVVRILDSVAIEAHSSAD; via the coding sequence ATGGTTCTGCGTGTGGGCGCCGCTCTGCTCGAAGTGCTCGACCAGCTCGGCGAACCCGAGCGCGGGGCTGTGGTGGCGCGACTGCGGCCGCGCCACTACCGACGGAGCCAGGTGGTGTTCAACGAGGGCGACGCGGCGGACCGCCTCTACCTGTTGCAGTCCGGGCGCATGCAGGTAAGCGCGACGACGCTGCAGGGCAGCACGATCATCCTGCGGGTGGTGCAGCCGGGCGAGATGTTCGGCGCGCTCGCCCTGGTGCAACCCGACCATCGCCGCACGGCCCGCGTCTGCGCGCTCGAGGACTGCGCGGCGCTCACGCTGGAGCGGCGCGACTTCGACGAGCTGCGCCTGCTGCATCCGGGGGTCGACCGCCTTCTCGTGACCGTGCTCACCGAGCAGCTCGTGCGCTCGAACGCCCTTGCCGCCGAGCTGCTGCTGCCACCTGAGATCAGGGTCTGGCGAAGGCTCCACGTGTTGGCGCAGGCATACGGCGACGATCCGATCCGCATGTCCCAGGACGACCTCGCCCATGCGGCGGGCACCGTGCGTCAGACGGCGAATCGGGTGCTGCAGATCGGGGTCCGTGAGCGATCGCTCGCCGTCGAGCGCGGCGTGGTGCGCATCCTCGACAGCGTGGCGATCGAGGCGCACTCGAGCGCCGACTGA
- a CDS encoding phosphatidylinositol mannoside acyltransferase — translation MEAGGRRSRHRGTHRDAPLAPPEQADGQGQPARAHPAAPAGHPLTDPSTPKTPREELGDTLAVTGYKLGSLAARVTPGPLASAAATAIGATLATSMRSRRAIIERHLRRVNPSLHGFALRRAVQESFDSYSRYYVESFRLPSLSARAVAAGFSTVGYREHILPALANGTGVILALPHLGGWEWAGRWMTDRGHRLTVVVEPLDPPELFEWFAELRRDLGMSVVPLGPGAAAAVLRALKDNEVVCLLCDRDLQGGGVDVEFFGERTTLPAGPATLSLRTGAPILPTAVYFTRKYNGHHAIVRPPVPAQRRGGLRDDVARVTQYLARELEVLIGRAPEQWHMFQPNWPSDPGYAESR, via the coding sequence GTGGAAGCAGGCGGCCGTCGCTCCCGTCACCGCGGCACGCATCGAGATGCGCCGCTCGCGCCGCCAGAGCAGGCGGACGGCCAGGGCCAGCCGGCGCGTGCGCATCCAGCGGCACCGGCGGGGCACCCCCTGACCGACCCGTCCACACCGAAGACGCCGCGCGAAGAGCTCGGCGACACGCTCGCCGTCACCGGGTACAAGCTCGGCTCGCTCGCGGCGCGGGTCACCCCGGGGCCGCTGGCATCGGCGGCGGCCACCGCGATCGGGGCCACGCTCGCCACGAGCATGCGCTCACGACGGGCGATCATCGAACGTCACCTGCGGCGCGTGAACCCCAGCCTCCACGGGTTCGCCCTGCGACGGGCGGTGCAAGAGTCGTTCGACAGCTACTCCCGCTACTACGTCGAGAGCTTCCGGCTGCCTTCGCTTTCGGCACGCGCCGTCGCTGCCGGGTTCAGCACCGTCGGCTACCGCGAGCACATCCTGCCCGCGCTGGCGAACGGCACCGGGGTGATCCTCGCCCTGCCCCATCTCGGCGGATGGGAGTGGGCCGGGCGCTGGATGACCGATCGCGGCCACCGGCTGACGGTGGTCGTCGAGCCGCTCGATCCGCCGGAGCTGTTCGAGTGGTTCGCGGAGCTGCGCCGCGATCTCGGCATGTCCGTCGTCCCGCTCGGGCCGGGCGCGGCCGCCGCGGTGCTGCGCGCCTTGAAGGACAACGAGGTGGTGTGCCTGCTCTGCGACCGCGACCTGCAGGGTGGGGGAGTAGACGTGGAGTTCTTCGGCGAGCGGACCACGCTGCCGGCAGGCCCGGCGACCCTGTCACTGCGCACCGGGGCACCGATATTGCCGACCGCGGTCTACTTCACGCGCAAGTACAACGGCCACCACGCGATCGTGCGCCCACCGGTGCCGGCGCAGCGTCGAGGCGGGCTGCGCGACGACGTGGCTCGCGTCACCCAGTACCTCGCGCGCGAACTCGAGGTGTTGATCGGGCGGGCGCCCGAGCAATGGCACATGTTCCAACCGAACTGGCCGAGTGACCCCGGCTACGCGGAGTCGAGGTGA